The DNA region ggtgggggtgaTGGAGACAGTCCCCTACCAAGAGCCAAGAGGAAAGGCGATGAGGAGAGGGACAGAGGAAGTTCCCTTGGTCCTCAGCCCGTAGCCCTCACACTCCTCTTTCTTGTGAAGCTCAACGGTCTCCAGTCAGATTTCCTGTCCCCTTAGCCTGCTCCAAGAATGGGGGGCTGCCCACCACGGTTGGCCACAGGGGCCTGGTTACTGTTGAGCGTGGGGGAACGGTGTCCAGAGGCATATCTGACCATCATCACCCCAATTTCTGTTTCCCATTATTCCTTGGGCTGTCGGTTCCTAACTTTCATCCCTTGCAAAGGAACCCTAGATACTCAGGTGAACCAGAATTTTGGAGAGGGGGATACAATTTTGCACCCCCAGGGGACAGCACATGGGGAGCTGAGATTCTCCTGAGGTGTGCTAAGCTCAAAGTTTGGAGACGGTTTTCGTCCCTCCTCCACTGCCTGTTTCTCCCTTATGAGGGGGCTGTTTCTGTGCTCCCTGGCCCcagtgggggaggagagagactTTCGTCTCCAGGGGCGGGACCCACCTGCCCTGTCCCTCCTCCAGCCTGGAGGACATAAAAGCCCAGATTCAGCTAAGAGGTGATGCCAAAGCCAGGTGGAGCCCTGGAACTTCAGAGGTGGGATCCTAGACTCTGTCTGTAGGCAGAACCCACTGTGGGGGGACTGGGTGAGAAGGAGGGGGCGAGGGGCCTGGGACGGAGCGGCTGTGGGGCGCTCATCTCCCCAGTGCACTGTGGGCTTTGCACACTTTGTGGGCACGGGGTCTTGTTGCAGGGATGAAGCTGCTCCTGGGCCCGGTGGGACTCCTGGCGGTTCTGATCATGCTCCAGCCCTCGGAGGGTGCCCCTCCAGGTAACGcttcagagagaagggaaaaggtggCATGTTGAGGGTAGTTCTGAGTCCCTGGGAATCCTTGCCTCCTTGTAAGCCACCCAGGCTCTGGGGCCCGAAGGGGGCTTTGGGTCCATTCCTGACCTCCTGACCTCTGGTCTGGGCAGCTGGCCGGGGGGAAGTGGAGACCTCGGTGGTGCTGACCTGCATGGAGGAGGCCAAGCGGATAGTGGACAAAGCCTATAAGGAGCGGCGGGAAAGGTGGGGCTTCTGGGTGAGGCTGTCCCCTGCCTTTCAGAGAAGGAACAGGCAGCAGGGAACGCGtggctggaggtggggccttCTGCCAGTCAGTCTTGCCGGTCGGTCTTTCTATCTTTGGGTGTGAAAACATCTTCAAGACCATGCCTCCCATGGCCTTGTCTTTGGACTCCCAGCTCCAAACTGTGTTTACAAAGACAAACCTGCTTCCCGGCTCTGGGTCCTTCGAGCCCACAGCTCTGGGCTGGGGCCCTGCAGAACGTCTCCCGCTCTGTTCTCTGGGCtcacccttccctcccccaagCAGCATCAAGCAGCGGCTTCGCAGCGGCTCGGCCAGCCCCATGGAACTCCTGTCCTACTTCAAGCAGCCGGTGGCAGCCACCAGGACTGCTGTGAGGGCAGCTGACTACCTGCACGTGGCCCTCGGCCTGCTGGAGAGGAAGCTGAGGGCCCTGTGGCCAGGCCGCTTCAACGTCACAGGTACAGTTCCCGCTACTACGCCAGCGCCTCAGTCGATCCCTATGGTTCTCCCAACCCCTCCTTCCGGGGGGTATTCTAGCATCCCCACACTATTTCCTCAGACCACATCCCCCAAGCAAGGCTCCCCAGCTGTGGgtagaaaacagaggctcagcaCCCACTTGCCTCCTACGTTGCCCGGTCCACAGACGTGCTGACCCCGGCCCAGCTGAACCTGCTGTCCAAGACTAGCGGCTGCGCCCACCAGGACCTGGGGGTGACCTGCCCGGAGAAGGACAAGTACCGAACCATCACCGGGCAATGCAACAACAGGTGCGGCCGCTGGGGGCTGGTCCTCGATGGGCGGTGGCTGGAGTCTGGGGACCCTAACTACTGGAGTCAGCACCCTGTATTTCCGCCCCTGCAGGCGCAGCCCCACGCTGGGGGCTTCCAACCGCGCCTTTGTACGCTGGCTGCCGGCGGAGTACGAGGACGGCTTCTCGCTGCCCTTCGGCTGGACGCCCGGGGTCAAGCGCAACGGCTTCCCAGTGCCCCTGGTGAGCCACGGCCGGGCGGAgggggaggagcctggctgagaCCGCAGCCCCTGACATCCCATGGCCCACAGGCTCGCGCCGTGTCCAACGAGATCGTGCGCTTCCCCACGGAGAAGCTGACTCCGGACCAGGAGCGCTCACTCATGTTCATGCAGTGGGGCCAGCTGCTTGACCATGACCTTGACTTCACCCCTGAACCAGCTGCCCGCGCCTCCTTCCTCACCGGCATCAACTGCGAGATCAGCTGCCTGCAGCAGCCGCCGTGCTTCCCGCTCAAGGTGCTTCCTCCGGACCCACCCTGCAGCCCGCCGGGTCGGGGAGGGGGGGCATCATTCCCTAAGGGCGccccccctcccttcctgcccagcTTTCCTTCCCCGGGTCCCAGCAAGCTTGGCCCTGACCACCACCCCCAGCATCTCCCACCCTCCCTGGGCTGATGACCTTCCCACTGTCCCTCAAACTTCTGTGTGCAAGCCTTGGGGGGGCTCAGCCGTCTTCACTCCCCACTCGgggggccccccacccccagcccacatCACACAGAGCCTGGTAGTGGGATTGGAGCGGGCCTGAGAGTGGACACGTGCAGAGAAGGTagcaggggagaggaggaaggaaggagggtcCCAGAGAGAGGCGGACAGAGGCAGACAGGGACTGGagtgagagagagacaaaagggggaaggaaaagaagaggccACAGGAGACAGCAGACAGAGCGCCAGAGACCCGAGGAGAGAGGAACAGAGTCAGAGGAGAGGAGACAAAGGAGGCTGAGGGGGAGGGTCGGAGGACTGGTCAGCGAGCCTCCAGGGGGTCCAGGTCCCCCATGCATGCCCTCCAGTCACCGCCCCTCCAGCTCAGAGGCGCTCTGCCGGTGGGACCTTAGGCTCATCCCTGGGGGCCTTGAGAGGCCTTCCTGCCAGCTGAGGGGGCCCGAGGGGCGCTGTTTACTGTCCGGGTGACCCGCTCTGGTCCTGGGTTCCAGACTGCTTCCCCGGCGGGAATTCAGGGCCTAAAAAGGTGGGTGGACCAGAGAGAGTGGACCACTCCTGACCTCTGTTCCTGGCCGCGGCGAGCCCGCGGGGCCTCTCTCTGCACCTCAGATCCCACCCAATGACCCCCGCATCAAGAACCAGCAGGACTGCATCCCTTTCTTCCGCTCCTGTCCGGCCTGCACCCAGAGCAACATCACCATCCGCAACCAGATCAACGCGCTCACGTCCTTCGTGGACGCCAGCATGGTCTACGGCAGCGAGGACCCCTTGGCCACGAGGCTGCGCAACCTGACCAACCAGCTGGGGTTGCTGGCCGTCAACACTCGCTTCCAGGACAACGGCCGGGCCCTGCTGCCCTTCGACACCCTGCACCATGACCCCTGCCTCCTCACTAATCGCTCAGCGAACATCCCCTGCTTCCTGGGAGGTCAGTCACCGGCAGGGCGCCCCCTACTGGAGCCATGGCGAGCCTATTGCAGAGCCCCTTGTGGGACTGCCATTCAGAGAGGCTCCCCTCACCAACTCACAAGATGTGAATCCAGTTGCCTTGGTAACAAGTTGGAAGGAGTctgaaaggcaaaacaaaaacaaacccccaaAACGACAAGAACAAAAAACCTCAAACCTAAGAAGGAGACTCAGGGATGGCCAAGGCGCCTGGCTCCATCTATCTAGCCCTTTTTCTGTTGCTCCCTTTCCATCTGGGCTCTGCAAGGGGGGAAAGCTGAATCCTCAAGGGACAGGAAACCAAAGGGACAGAGAGCAGGATGGCGCCCTCACCCTCTAGAACAACAGTACCCAATATGGCAGACACTGGGCACACGTGgctattttcatttatatgtgatTTAGCTTAAATTAAACACAAGCTTGCTCCACTGTGCTAGCTACCTTTCAAGTGCTCATTTCGAGTGTTCAGTAGCCCCACAGGCTAGTGGCTTCTATAGAGGACAGCTCAAAGGTAGAATGTTTTCATCAGTGCAGAATTTCTGTGGGACAAAGCTGCTCCAGAACATCACCACCTACCCACCTCGATTCCCTGTAATAAAAGAGGGTGGGATTTTCGATTTAGACAACTGGCAGTCCTGAGGATAAGGTTGGGGCAGTGATGGTGGCTGTGCCCAGAAATTTTACTTGATACAGTGTTTTTAACTATGAACCCAGCAGCGGGTCTGAGGCCCTTCTCTCTGGCCTCTCAGCCTCTCCTCATGATGGCTGCTGCTGGCTGGGCCCTGGAGAGGAGAATCAAGGTCAGCCCCACTGTGGACTTTTCTGGGCTAGAGGGGAAGGAGCAGTAGTCTTCTGCCTCCACATGGTGTTGAGTCACCTGTCCCTGGCCCGGATGGTGTTGACCTCTTGTCAAGTAATGAGAAGGAAAAGCTACTCTCAGGGAATTTCCTTGCCACTGACTTTTAGAGCTGGGGAGGACTGAACCCAGTGTCTTGCAGAAATGGGCCTGGTCCTGATCGCCCAGAGCAGGGTTAGGGGAGGACTAGAGGGATCAGAGGGTCACTCTTGGTTCTTTTGAACAGTCTCAGGTGTGGCCTTCAAACATCCTGTGCCCTGACGCCCTGTGCCAAGCAGGCTGCAGAGTTAGCATGTAGAAAGGTGGGAATGGCCGCTCTGAGCAGGTGGTAGTGGCTTTCTAGAGTCCTGTGttaagaaggattctgaggttgcatcaaatttctttttttatattaatttttatttttgcctcacTGGGTCTTCAGTGCTTCATTGCCaggctcaggctttctctagttgtggtgagtgggaaCTACTCCCCAGTCACAGTGTGGGCGTCTCCCTGTGGCAGCTTCTTTTGTTGTGAAGttcaggctctagggcacgcagacttcagcagctgtggcacactggctttgttgctccatggcatgtgggatcttcccaggccagagatcacacccatgtcccctgcattggcaggcagactcttaaccactggaccaccagggaagtctgcgtCTAATTTTATCACAAGTAAAGGCTGTGATCATGTGCTGTGTCTGACATGGTGGGCAAACAGGGAGAGCCAACATGCATGCTCTTTTTGGCCTTCCCTGAATCAAGAAAATGTCAATGAAGCAGTGCTCATGGATCTCGTGTTTTgtcccaggcactgtgttaaagCCCATGTATTTGTGTGCATGTTGGGTGGGAGGGTCAGATGCAGAAAGGCACAAACCATGGTCCTTGTCTTCTAGGTGCTAGCAGTCTCAGGTATGGGGAGGTGGCAAGTCTTGTGTCAGATCTGATGTTTAGTAAATGAGCATCTCCGGCCAGTGCTGAAGAGCTGTTATTGTGGACCAGGCAATCAAGGGAGGCCTCCTGGATGGGGTGCAGACTGAGCATAGGGTGAAAAGTTGAGTGGCAATAAGCAGCGTTTGAGGCCTTGGCCCCGGAGGGAGTTTCAGCAGAGCAAGTCCTTTCTGGGAAGGAGGTCTTAGGAATGACAGTAGCTTTTGCTTCCCCAAGGGGACTCCCGTGCGAGTGAGATGCCTGAGCTCACCTCCATGCACACGCTCTTTGTGCGGGAGCACAACCGGCTGGCCACAAAGCTCAGGCGCCTGAACCCCCACTGGAACGGAGAGAGGCTCTATCAGGAAGCCCGAAAGATCGTGGGAGCCATGGTCCAGGTAGGCAGTCCTGGGCATCTGTGATAATACAGGTAGGCAGACTTGGGATGCCAAAGTGCCTCTACTGAATCTTAGCTGTGCAAATTAACCCTCACGAGCTATATGAAAACACCTGGCAGATACTAAGTGCCTGATAAGGGTCACTCGCCTTCATCCCCTCTTTCCCAGGCTTGCTCTCCTTTCTACTGTCTCTCTTACTCTCCTTTCTCCTGTCTACCAGGAATGATACTGACAGGTTTAAACAGGTGGGTCTAAAATGCTTGGCgcagtgaaagtggaagttgctcagtcgtgtccgactctttgcgaccccatgaactacacagtccatggaattctccaggccagaatactggagtgggtagcctttcgattctccaggggatcttcccaacccagggatcgaacccaggtttcccgtactgcaggcggattctttagcagctgaccCACCAGGCATACAGTAGGTATTCAGTAaattcttctcctttccttcatcACATTGTCACTCTTGGCTCCTTTACACACTCCCTCTTCTTTACGGCTCTATCACAGCTCACCCACTCTCCTTATCCTCGCTTATCCCTGAGGGGTGTTCTCCCAATTTAGGGGGAAATatttaaatgctttatttatttattggctgcgctACTtagcttttgggatcttagtcccccaaccagggattgaacctgtaccccctgcagtggaaacacagagtccaaaccactggactgccaggggatttCCTTTCTCCCAAGTTTTGATGCTCCAGCATCCTCATCCTCTCCCAGGTCATGAACATGCACTCGAGtgcaccctccacacacacacacacacacacacacacacacacacacacacacacacactgcttgtTAATACTCCTTAACTTTGGAGTGGAGAGAGTTGCTGGTGCTAGGGTGGCCAGTTTTCCATTGGCACTAAGAACTTAAATGAGATTTGTTTAACTCTGAGAGGAGATTCCAGAGTCTAGAATGTAGAGTGTGTCTgttccctctcctctcttttcACTGTGAGAAATCACCTGGGGCGGCCCTTTTCCGTTTTGCCTCCCCTCCGTCTACAGACAGCAGATTGAACCCTCCTGTGAGCCAGGCATTTCGTTGCCTAACTGAGTAATTTCAAGAGAAATGAGATCCAAcccttgccctcaaggagctgGTATGCTAGTTAAgagaaatgctgctgctgctgctgctaagtcacttcagtcgtgtccaacacccagcgaccccatggactgcagcccacaaggctcctccgtccatggtattctccaggcaagagtactggagtgggttgccattgccttctccacataagAGAAACCAGACAGGAATAACTCAAGGGCAACAGAGCTATGAAAGGACTCACAAAgacttttatttaattctctaaGGCAGAGTGCAGCATAATTACCTGTAATTTACATTTGAGgatctggggctcagagaggttaataaccggcctaaggtcacacagcaggcaagcACTCGAGCCCTGTTTATGCCACTTGGTCCCACTCTGTGGGACCCAGGTCCAGTACTGTGGGAGGCAAATCCTTGGCCTTAGAcgagggaggggagaaggcaatggtacccctctctagtactcttgcctggaaaatgccatggatggaggagcctggtaggctgcggtccatggggccgctaagagttggacagactgagcgacttcactttcacttttcactttcacacattggagaaggaaatggcaacccactccaaagttcttgcctggagaatcccagggacggggggagcctggtgggctgctgtctatggatcacacagagtcggacacgactgaagtgacttagcagcagcagcagcagacgaGGGAGGGATCCCCCCGAGTCAGGAGAAAGTGAAGATCCGCAGGGAGGGTGGGCGGAGAGGCCACTCTGAGTGACTTTCCTTTAGATCATCACTTACAGGGATTACCTGCCCCTGGTGCTGGGGCGGGAGGCCATGCGGAAGTACCTGCCCCCGTACCGCGGCTACAACGACTCGGTGGACCCGCGCATTTCCAACGTCTTCACCAATGCCTTCCGCTACGGCCACACCCTCATCCAACCCTTCATGTTCCGCCTGAACAGCCGATACCAACCCATGCAGCCCAACCCCCGCGTACCGCTCAGCAGGGTCTTTTTTGCCAGCTGGAGGGTTGTGTTCGAAGGTGAGCAAGACCTCGGCCGGGAGTGAGGGAGTGAACTGGCAGCCGAGGGTGGGGCGGGTGTGGACTTGGTCCCAGGGAGCTAGGGTGGAATAAATCTTCTTTCCTTCCGTTCTCGGGGCATCTGATTTCCGGCCTGcttgcacatggaacaacagagagTGGGGCAAGATGGCTTACAGGGAGCTGGCTCCTTCCTGTGCGTTGTGATCCTCAGGGACCCAGgaggccaggggctgggagcaTCTGAGCCTGACGAGTTTGAATGGCTTTATCCCCGAAACCGCAGAGCCTCAGTGAGGATCTGCCCACCGGGGGACCTTGGTGCCAGGGGCCACGTGTGCTCAGCGCTGTCCGCCGCTGCCCCCGGGTCCGGCTCGCCGCAGTCTGAGCTCCGATACCGAGCCGGACCCTTACCCCGGCGTGCTCCTCTTGCTCCAGGTGGCATCGACCCCATCCTGCGCGGCCTCATGGCCACCCCTGCGAAGCTGAACCGCCAGAACCAAATCGCGGTGGATGAGATCCGGGAGCGGCTGTTTGAGCAGGTCATGAGGATTGGACTGGACCTGCCCGCGCTCAACATGCAGCGCAGCCGCGACCATGGCCTCCCTGGTGAGGGAGCTGCCTGGGACCCCAGGGCCCACCCACTTCCCAGTCCATGGCCTGTCCTCTCCAGTGCCCCCAGTTACCAGGGCACCGCCCCCTCCAACCCTCAGAACCTCGCTCTTAGGATGCGGCCTGAGGTCAGGCCCCTACCTCTCCCTGGGCCCCTCTGCCCCATTTCCAGCACCTTCCATCTCCGTTGTGTTGCTGGAACCCCCCAACTTAGGGCATCACCATAATAACAACAAGCCCCTACTGCCCTGAAAACCTGTCTCCATTCTATtccattttgcttcattttatgtGGATTCTGAGGGGAAGAGATTATTATCATTTCCATTATActggtgtggagaaggaaatggcaacccactccagtattctcacctggagaatcccatggacagaggagcctggcgggctacagtccatggggttgcaagagtcggatgcgacttagtgactaaaccaccaccattttactgatgaggaagctAAGACTTGGAGAAATTCTGAACCTGCCCGGCTTCTCCAGCCGAGTCAGGGACAGAGCTGGAATGGGAGCCCAGATCAGCCTACCATCCTGCTGATGCCTGTGCTGTGGGACAGCTGGTATGGGGCTGATCCTTCCAGACACACCGCACCCATCGCGGGTCTGAGATCTCCACAGGGGCAAGGAGATGCTCCTGTTCCTGGACTCAGCAGGAGTGATGATCATTTAGGATTTACCTTAGAGTGGGAAGGGTAGGGGAAGACAGAGAGGCTCCTGGAGAGACCCAACTGCGCCCAGGCTCCCGGGGAGGCCAGAGGATTCCCTGGGGGTTTATAGATGGGTAGCAGCCACTTTGTGTCCTCCTTTCCCGCATGGACTCTGTATGTGGGAGGGTGGCCTTTCTGGGACCCACCCACAACCACCCTCCGCACCTCCCATACAGGGTACAATGCCTGGAGGCGCTTCTGTGGGCTCCCAGTGCCCAACACGGTGGGTGAGCTGGGCACAGTCCTGAGGAACCTGAACCTGGCGAGGAGGCTGATGGCCCTGTACCAGACGCCCAACAACATTGATATCTGGATAGGCGGCGTGGCTGAGCCATTGAACAAAAAAGGCCGTGTGGGCCCACTGCTCGCCTGCCTCATTGGGACCCAGTTCAGGAAGCTCCGCGACGGTGACCGGTGAGGACGGAGGCCCCGCAGCTCTGGGCCTGCCCCTGACCCTCAGGGGGACCCCCAGCTTCCTCCTGCTGGAAAGAGTCCGTGATTTTCCAGTGTGTTCTGGGGAGCCTTAAGGTCATCACTGATGTACCCTGAAGCAGTTGAGGGTACAAAAAGGAGTTATCTGGACCTGTGGTTGTCAAGGAGCGGGGAGAGAAAATGCCACCCTTAGTCACTGTTTCTCCGGGTCCCGGGTGCAGTCACGGGGCCACCAGTCTCCACTGGAAGGTCCCATCTTTGCTTCACCCGGCCACTGCTCCTGTTTTCATTCCACCGTGGGCCTGTCCTCTGTCACACCCAGTTCTCACCTGGCCTGAACTGTGCCTTGGGGAAACTTTTTAACAAGGTGTCCCTCTCTGGGTGGACAAAGGAGACACCACTCCCTAGATCCCGTCTGCCCGCCTGGCTGTAGCCCTGTCCAGGGCGCAGGGTCTCATGGGGGAGTGGGCCCGTCTGTCATTAGAGATGCCTGGAGGCTGCTGGGATGGGAGTGGGTTTGGGGGGGCACCCGGGCAGCTGTGAGTGGGGCTCTATTTGTTTGAAtccccccctccctgccccgggcTGCCTGAGGGCCTGGAGCTCTCCTGTGCCATGGTCGCTGTCCGCCGTGGTCCTGTGTCACCCAGGAACAGCTCCAGCCAGTGGgtgtcttcccagcccaggagggCCTCAGGCACAGTGGCCGTGGGTGTTCCCGTGCAGGTTCTGGTGGCAGAACAACGGCGTGTTCAGCAAGCGGCAGCAGCAGGCCCTGTCCAGGATCTCCTTGCCCCGCATCATCTGTGACAACACAGGCATCACTGTCGTGTCCAAGAACAACATCTTCATGTCCAACAGATTCCCTCGGGACTTTGTCCGCTGCAGTAGGCTCCCGGCATTGGACTTGGCTCCCTGGAGGGAAAAGAACTAGAGGCAGGGTAAGGGGGCAGCGGGGAAGTGAAGGCTGGGCACCTCTGGGCTGGCCGGTTGGGCCCACAGAGCTCTTCCTTCTCTAGGTGAGTCCTCCCTGTTCTGGGTGCCAGCCAAAGACACCACTAACAACTAGACAttcacgtgtgtgtatgtgcacagtGAATCGAAAttgcattttgtgtgtgttgcATGTGAACATGGGTAGTTTTGTGTGCTGTGTGTACATGAGTGTGTATTTGCTGATACTAGGTGTGTGGAAGGCAGCAGAGTGGATTGGTGAGACGCACAGGCTAAGGAGCCAGACTGCTTGGGTTCAGATCCCGCAgcctaccagctgtgtgaccttgaacaagttccTCAACCTTGCTAAGCCTGATTTTCCTTTGTAAATAACTGCTGTCATGGCTCCTTAGAGGGTCCGCTTGCATCCTCTAGTATTgggtttattgagcacttattaccTGCCAGGCACTATGGCAGGCATGGGAAACAcacagaaagagtcagacaccatttcTGCCCTCGTGGAGCTTACACCTTGACTGTGTCCTGTTAACAGAGGTGAAGCAGCGACCCTGGAGGAGTGACGACCCCGGAGGAGTGGCTATTAGCAGTTGGGCTGTCCATAGGCTGAGTTATGGGCCCAGGCTCGCCAGGTTCATTCACGGctcccctttttcttccttaCCCTGTTCTCTTACTTATTCACAGGAGCTGCCTGGAGAGCAGCTTTATACCACTTGTTTATACCTGATGACTATGATAATAAAGCACCGCAGATGAGGATCTTTGTTCTGTGTCTGCAGTGGGGCTGGACCCTCAGCAAGAGGCTTGCTCTGGGCTCTGAACTTGAACCAGAGTGGTCTGGGCCCTTTCTAAACTGGGGGTGAGGACGGCCAGGCGTTCTCCTTGGGCTGATTCATACAGGGAAGGCTGTCAGTCCTTGGACGCCTAGGAGCCAGGCCAAACTGAGCAGACCCTCTTCCCTCACCTTCCCCAGAGAACGGGAACCGTGGGCACCAAGCCCTTCTGTTGGTGCGCTGCCCCGGGAAGTATCACGCTTGCTACATGCTCGCTACATGCTCGCTCTGCATCAGGCCTGTGCCAAGTGCTGGGAAACAGGGGGCACTCAGGAGAGGCAAGAGCAGGAGGTTGATGGGAAGGTGGTTCCCTCTCCAGGTGGCAAGACACTTGGGGACCCCGTCAGCTGGCCCGGGGGGTCAGAGGCTCCAGGATGGTAGACGCCTTCTCAGTCTTGCTTTCGCGTGGCCGGGTGCCCAGACCAGGACAGCAGGCAGggctgagggaggggaaggagcagaCTCCCCTGATGAGTGTGCCTGGAACTCAATCCCTCTGCCTGCCTGGTGGATTCCCCGCTGcccctcccgccccatcccattCTCTGCCTTCTTCCCACATTTGGGGAGGGGGGCACCCACAGCTGGGGCCTGAAAGGACGTGAAGCTGGCGTGCCCATGGGCGATTCGGACATTAGCACCTCCCCCAAGCGGGAGAAACCCTGCTCAGCCCCCTCTCACTGAGGACAGGAAGGGACCCCATGGGGTTAAGGGACTCATGAGACCTCCAAGAAGTGGGTCCCAGAGCCAGGGCCGCCCAGGTCTTCCAGCTCCCCGGCTCTCCTGTAGGATGGCTGCAGgcctcccacccccgccctgccAGTCGGGGAGCCTGGGGATCCCCAGTGGGCTGACCTTACCCAGGAGGGTCTTTGAGAAAGAACTCATGAGTGTGTATTGGGTGGCAAACTAGGAATATTCTGGAGCTGCCAGTCAGAGGCCTCATAGGCTCCCAGGACTCACCTAGAAGAAGAGGGTATTTCCCTGAAGGACCCCTGGaaaagaaattaactttttttttttaaactgcacaTCATGGTaggtgggaatcttagttccctgaccagggattgaaactgtgtcccctgcagtggaagtgtggagtcctaaatcactggattgccagggaatttccccaaACTAGCTCTGGGGGAAATCCAGCCTTGGATTTCTCTGCCCCTGTGGCGATGCCCTGAAAGCTCTCCTGCCACCCCATGGCCACGCCTTCTTTTCGCAGgagccccttccttcctccttttctttgagAGCGTTTTGAAGCTGAGGGGACCAAACCGGGCCCTCTCACTCCCTAGACTCATGCATGTGACCTCTTTGTGGTGAGACATGTCCGAACTGTAAACACCGTTACTCATTTGGCAGTGATTCCAAGGCCTGCCTTCCAGAGGGGAACAAGGTCATCGCCAGCATCTGTA from Cervus canadensis isolate Bull #8, Minnesota chromosome 1, ASM1932006v1, whole genome shotgun sequence includes:
- the MPO gene encoding myeloperoxidase isoform X2 — protein: MELLSYFKQPVAATRTAVRAADYLHVALGLLERKLRALWPGRFNVTDVLTPAQLNLLSKTSGCAHQDLGVTCPEKDKYRTITGQCNNRRSPTLGASNRAFVRWLPAEYEDGFSLPFGWTPGVKRNGFPVPLARAVSNEIVRFPTEKLTPDQERSLMFMQWGQLLDHDLDFTPEPAARASFLTGINCEISCLQQPPCFPLKIPPNDPRIKNQQDCIPFFRSCPACTQSNITIRNQINALTSFVDASMVYGSEDPLATRLRNLTNQLGLLAVNTRFQDNGRALLPFDTLHHDPCLLTNRSANIPCFLGGDSRASEMPELTSMHTLFVREHNRLATKLRRLNPHWNGERLYQEARKIVGAMVQIITYRDYLPLVLGREAMRKYLPPYRGYNDSVDPRISNVFTNAFRYGHTLIQPFMFRLNSRYQPMQPNPRVPLSRVFFASWRVVFEGGIDPILRGLMATPAKLNRQNQIAVDEIRERLFEQVMRIGLDLPALNMQRSRDHGLPGYNAWRRFCGLPVPNTVGELGTVLRNLNLARRLMALYQTPNNIDIWIGGVAEPLNKKGRVGPLLACLIGTQFRKLRDGDRFWWQNNGVFSKRQQQALSRISLPRIICDNTGITVVSKNNIFMSNRFPRDFVRCSRLPALDLAPWREKN
- the MPO gene encoding myeloperoxidase isoform X1; this translates as MKLLLGPVGLLAVLIMLQPSEGAPPAGRGEVETSVVLTCMEEAKRIVDKAYKERRESIKQRLRSGSASPMELLSYFKQPVAATRTAVRAADYLHVALGLLERKLRALWPGRFNVTDVLTPAQLNLLSKTSGCAHQDLGVTCPEKDKYRTITGQCNNRRSPTLGASNRAFVRWLPAEYEDGFSLPFGWTPGVKRNGFPVPLARAVSNEIVRFPTEKLTPDQERSLMFMQWGQLLDHDLDFTPEPAARASFLTGINCEISCLQQPPCFPLKIPPNDPRIKNQQDCIPFFRSCPACTQSNITIRNQINALTSFVDASMVYGSEDPLATRLRNLTNQLGLLAVNTRFQDNGRALLPFDTLHHDPCLLTNRSANIPCFLGGDSRASEMPELTSMHTLFVREHNRLATKLRRLNPHWNGERLYQEARKIVGAMVQIITYRDYLPLVLGREAMRKYLPPYRGYNDSVDPRISNVFTNAFRYGHTLIQPFMFRLNSRYQPMQPNPRVPLSRVFFASWRVVFEGGIDPILRGLMATPAKLNRQNQIAVDEIRERLFEQVMRIGLDLPALNMQRSRDHGLPGYNAWRRFCGLPVPNTVGELGTVLRNLNLARRLMALYQTPNNIDIWIGGVAEPLNKKGRVGPLLACLIGTQFRKLRDGDRFWWQNNGVFSKRQQQALSRISLPRIICDNTGITVVSKNNIFMSNRFPRDFVRCSRLPALDLAPWREKN